The following are encoded in a window of Methylicorpusculum oleiharenae genomic DNA:
- a CDS encoding leucyl aminopeptidase: MDYSIESTPLEKLQCDCLIVGIYENLQLSPSGALLDQLLKGAISQLAARGDTKGKLNEALLINWLPDMTINRVVLVGLGKQDSLTGKQYRTALAAAIKTIRDAQIKSAVCTLAELPVAQYDWRWKTRQIIEVFGDALYQFKQCKSVVENEFKTEQITVLVPDDQMTASQKGLAEGRAIADGVTLAKYLGDLPGNICTPSFLAEQAQSLGKKLSKLSVDILEEDYMQALGMGSFLSVSRGSRQPAKLIIMNYQGGEKNSKPIVLIGKGLTFDAGGISLKQSLGMDEMKYDMCGGASVIAALQAAASLQLPLNIVGLVASSENMPDGDANKPGDILTSMSGKTIEVLNTDAEGRLILCDTLTYAQRFEPEVVIDMATLTGACLVALGRVPSGLLGNDDSLCNDLLAASETSCDSLWRLPLWEEYQELLKSNFADMANIGGKDAGTITAACFLAKFAENFRWAHLDIAGTAWRTGPNKGATGRPVPLLMQYLLNRSSTLAAR; encoded by the coding sequence ATGGACTATTCTATAGAAAGCACGCCATTAGAAAAACTGCAATGTGACTGTCTCATTGTCGGTATTTATGAAAATCTCCAACTCAGCCCCTCCGGCGCGCTACTGGATCAGCTTTTAAAAGGAGCGATCAGTCAATTAGCCGCACGCGGCGATACTAAAGGCAAGTTGAATGAAGCCCTACTGATCAACTGGTTACCGGACATGACCATTAACCGGGTCGTACTGGTAGGACTGGGCAAACAGGACAGCCTTACCGGCAAGCAATACAGAACAGCTTTAGCTGCAGCCATAAAAACAATCAGAGATGCTCAAATCAAATCCGCAGTCTGTACTCTGGCAGAGCTGCCCGTCGCTCAATACGACTGGCGATGGAAAACCAGACAGATTATAGAAGTTTTCGGCGACGCGCTTTATCAATTTAAACAATGCAAGTCGGTCGTGGAAAATGAATTCAAAACAGAGCAGATTACTGTCCTGGTCCCCGATGATCAGATGACTGCCTCTCAAAAAGGTTTGGCCGAAGGTCGGGCTATTGCCGATGGCGTAACTCTGGCCAAATATCTGGGCGATTTACCAGGTAATATCTGCACGCCTTCATTTCTCGCAGAACAAGCACAAAGCCTCGGTAAAAAGCTCTCAAAGCTGTCAGTTGACATCTTGGAAGAGGACTACATGCAGGCGTTGGGCATGGGTTCTTTCTTATCCGTTTCACGAGGCAGTCGCCAGCCCGCCAAATTGATCATCATGAACTACCAGGGCGGCGAAAAGAACAGCAAACCCATTGTATTGATCGGCAAAGGCCTGACTTTTGATGCAGGCGGCATCTCGTTAAAGCAGAGCCTGGGCATGGATGAAATGAAGTACGACATGTGTGGAGGCGCCAGCGTCATCGCGGCTTTACAAGCCGCAGCCAGCCTTCAGTTACCCTTAAATATAGTCGGCTTGGTGGCTTCCTCGGAAAATATGCCGGATGGCGATGCGAATAAACCCGGCGATATTTTGACCAGCATGTCAGGAAAGACTATCGAAGTCCTCAATACTGACGCAGAAGGCCGACTGATTCTTTGCGACACGCTCACTTACGCCCAACGCTTCGAACCTGAAGTCGTAATCGATATGGCGACGCTGACGGGTGCCTGTCTGGTTGCCTTAGGACGTGTACCCAGCGGCTTGCTGGGTAATGATGACTCTCTGTGTAATGACTTGCTTGCCGCCAGCGAAACCTCATGCGACAGCCTATGGCGCCTCCCGTTATGGGAAGAATACCAGGAGCTGCTTAAGTCCAATTTTGCCGATATGGCCAACATTGGCGGAAAAGACGCTGGAACCATTACTGCAGCTTGTTTTTTGGCAAAATTCGCCGAAAACTTTCGTTGGGCTCACCTCGATATCGCAGGAACGGCTTGGCGCACAGGTCCTAACAAAGGTGCTACAGGCCGACCCGTGCCATTGTTGATGCAATATTTATTGAATAGAAGCTCGACACTCGCAGCCCGCTAA
- the fliW gene encoding flagellar assembly protein FliW, which produces MEIKSSFLGEQQIDPATLITFPKGIPGFENQTRFKLFHQEQNPIIYWLQSIDDENLTFSVANPANFNISYSFVISDEEQALLKLENMDDLIILILLHTGADAQEAGKPAIRGSIKSPLLINSAERVAIQKNLSEIEQSITVFEKNEMANAGEL; this is translated from the coding sequence ATGGAAATTAAATCAAGTTTTCTCGGCGAACAACAGATCGACCCGGCCACCCTCATCACTTTCCCCAAAGGCATCCCCGGTTTCGAAAACCAGACAAGATTCAAACTCTTTCATCAGGAACAAAACCCCATCATTTACTGGTTGCAATCCATTGATGACGAAAATTTGACGTTCTCTGTCGCAAACCCGGCCAATTTCAATATCAGCTACAGTTTCGTTATTAGCGACGAAGAGCAGGCTTTGCTAAAACTGGAAAACATGGACGATTTAATTATCCTGATTCTCTTGCATACCGGAGCGGATGCTCAAGAAGCCGGAAAACCGGCAATAAGAGGCTCCATCAAATCGCCTTTGCTTATCAACAGCGCCGAAAGAGTTGCTATTCAAAAAAACTTGTCAGAAATTGAACAGTCCATCACCGTGTTCGAAAAAAATGAAATGGCAAACGCTGGTGAGCTATAA
- a CDS encoding DNA polymerase III subunit chi, with the protein MAGVSFYILEQETEQEKYIFACKLIEKAYRQGQFSFVLTKDDRQSQIMDDLLWSFRPGSFIPHDKMPATAKANTPRVLIGKAPPTDDQQTLLVNLSENCPDMDSQNARIIEIIENDETAKAVGRARYKQYQSAGFSIETHRL; encoded by the coding sequence ATGGCCGGAGTCAGTTTTTATATTTTGGAACAAGAAACTGAGCAGGAAAAATATATTTTTGCCTGCAAGTTGATCGAAAAAGCCTACCGGCAGGGTCAATTCAGTTTTGTACTGACTAAAGATGACCGCCAGAGCCAAATCATGGACGATTTGCTCTGGAGTTTTCGTCCCGGAAGTTTTATTCCTCATGACAAAATGCCCGCCACAGCCAAAGCTAATACCCCCAGAGTATTGATAGGGAAAGCGCCCCCCACTGATGATCAGCAAACCTTGCTGGTCAATCTCTCTGAAAACTGTCCGGATATGGACAGTCAAAATGCCCGTATCATTGAAATTATCGAAAATGATGAGACGGCAAAAGCAGTAGGACGGGCTCGCTACAAACAATACCAATCAGCGGGTTTTTCAATAGAAACTCACCGTCTCTGA
- a CDS encoding bile acid:sodium symporter family protein, producing the protein MVNLFPLWAAILSCTAYFYPDLFISGKQMIVPLLSLIMFTMGLTLTWRHFQDTLKYPGIILLTMAIQFTVMPLLAWLLSGSFNLTNEQSAGMMLVGCSAGGTASNVICYLARGNVALSILMTLSSTVAAIFMTPLLTLVFMDQSISPPFPDLMKSLLELVMIPVMLGTMLNTLFHKRINTIHHFLPLMASLAIVIIIAVIVSLNQPQIKNMGHTLLAAVALHNIGGMLAGYAIPWLLRYDTQTCRTASIEVGMQNSGLSVALAVTYFSSAAALPGALFSIWHNLSGSLAAMIWRKYDA; encoded by the coding sequence TTGGTTAATCTTTTCCCGTTATGGGCTGCCATCCTGTCTTGCACCGCTTATTTTTATCCCGACCTGTTCATTTCCGGCAAACAGATGATTGTTCCGTTGCTGTCATTGATTATGTTTACCATGGGATTGACCCTGACCTGGAGACATTTTCAGGACACTTTAAAATATCCCGGCATCATTTTATTGACCATGGCTATACAGTTTACAGTGATGCCGCTGCTGGCCTGGCTGCTTTCAGGATCATTCAACCTGACGAATGAACAGTCAGCGGGCATGATGCTGGTTGGCTGCAGTGCCGGCGGAACCGCATCCAACGTGATCTGCTATCTGGCCAGAGGCAATGTAGCCCTGTCCATTCTGATGACCTTGTCGTCAACGGTAGCTGCTATTTTTATGACACCGCTGCTCACCCTGGTTTTTATGGATCAGTCGATCAGCCCGCCCTTCCCCGACTTGATGAAAAGCCTGTTAGAGTTGGTCATGATTCCCGTCATGCTGGGTACTATGCTTAATACGCTTTTTCATAAACGGATAAACACAATCCATCACTTTTTACCGCTAATGGCCAGTCTGGCCATCGTCATCATCATTGCCGTGATTGTGTCGCTTAATCAACCGCAAATAAAAAACATGGGGCACACTTTGTTGGCGGCAGTTGCTCTTCATAATATAGGCGGCATGCTGGCTGGGTATGCGATTCCATGGCTGCTGCGCTATGACACACAGACCTGCCGAACAGCCAGCATTGAAGTTGGCATGCAAAATTCAGGGCTAAGTGTTGCATTGGCCGTTACTTATTTTTCCAGCGCAGCGGCACTTCCCGGCGCCTTGTTCAGTATTTGGCATAACCTATCAGGCTCGCTTGCCGCCATGATATGGCGAAAATATGACGCTTGA
- the lptG gene encoding LPS export ABC transporter permease LptG produces MNVLTRYIVKEVLKGSSLAALFLLTLFSLFTFSDELKSLGKGSYNLKEIVYYVALTSPRVFYELVPASALLGSLFVLGGMGNHRELVAMRAAGVSVLSIIKSVMLAGAILVAVAITVGEWIAPNTEQMAQTLKSKSRADQIMIKSLYGLWLREGQTFINVKKIEENGDLENIYTYELDENNRLSKAMYSQKALFKGENQWEMENIQQSDISIEEVKVSKLSSLPWKSSIDPKLVNVVVVSPDNLSLYDLNTYIRFLKDNKQKSQTYEFAFWGRVVNPFVTFVMLMIATPFVIGVKRGVSAGARMLIGVVIGLGFNIGDKIIGHMSLIYDLNPAAMAFVPSLFVFAVALYALRRVQ; encoded by the coding sequence GTGAATGTATTGACACGCTATATTGTAAAAGAGGTGCTGAAAGGATCCTCATTAGCCGCCTTGTTTTTATTAACCTTGTTTAGCCTTTTTACGTTCAGCGATGAATTAAAAAGTCTGGGAAAAGGCAGTTATAACCTAAAGGAAATTGTATATTACGTAGCGCTCACCTCGCCCCGAGTTTTTTATGAATTGGTGCCGGCTTCCGCTCTTTTGGGTAGTTTGTTTGTGCTGGGCGGGATGGGCAATCACCGTGAACTCGTTGCTATGCGAGCCGCCGGTGTTTCCGTGTTATCGATTATTAAGTCGGTCATGCTGGCCGGTGCCATACTTGTGGCGGTTGCCATCACTGTCGGTGAATGGATTGCGCCTAATACGGAGCAAATGGCTCAAACACTGAAGTCGAAATCCCGCGCAGATCAAATCATGATCAAAAGCCTCTACGGTTTATGGTTAAGAGAGGGGCAGACCTTTATTAACGTCAAGAAAATTGAAGAGAATGGTGATTTAGAAAATATCTATACCTATGAGTTAGATGAAAATAACCGCTTGTCCAAAGCGATGTATTCTCAAAAAGCTCTATTTAAAGGGGAGAATCAGTGGGAAATGGAAAACATTCAGCAAAGTGATATTTCAATAGAGGAAGTCAAAGTAAGCAAATTAAGCAGCCTGCCATGGAAGTCATCCATCGATCCAAAACTGGTAAATGTTGTCGTGGTGAGCCCCGATAATCTGTCGCTTTACGACCTGAATACGTATATCAGATTTTTAAAAGACAACAAGCAAAAGTCGCAAACCTACGAATTTGCTTTCTGGGGGCGGGTAGTCAATCCCTTTGTGACTTTTGTCATGCTGATGATTGCAACACCGTTTGTCATTGGCGTGAAAAGAGGTGTGAGTGCCGGTGCGAGGATGTTAATCGGTGTGGTGATCGGTCTTGGGTTTAATATCGGTGACAAAATCATAGGCCATATGAGTTTAATCTATGATCTAAATCCGGCCGCTATGGCATTTGTACCCAGTTTGTTTGTTTTTGCTGTGGCCTTGTACGCGCTTCGCCGGGTTCAGTAG
- the lptF gene encoding LPS export ABC transporter permease LptF → MSEIMSQRGRKRRSPLISVLDKMIVRDLAGTLISVLSVIVVIIVSKRFIKILEKAIEGSVSSETLIHVLGLKMISAAIAFLPAALFMAVLMVVGRMYRDQEMAAVFSAGGSSGVIYRSLYVLVLPLMLISLALSFYTGPWAEATVNELMHEDEKSADIRGIAAGRFSEYQHGDLVFYVEDLAKDGIMHQVFVQHRQGNKVSIFNAESGNLENRPGGLYMILENGTKTQGIPGQADYVIEEFAEYAVRLEEKETVLNYDHESIATAKLVGSTEVRDIAELQRRFSIPAGVFVLSLLAVPLAQTAPRGGVYGNVLVAFLIYFTYGNFIRVSHSWVIKGQIPAWFGAVWVHVLLMILAIVLLMRLFGWRYLKDRLKGKLGL, encoded by the coding sequence TTGAGCGAAATAATGTCCCAGCGTGGACGAAAAAGAAGGTCTCCGCTGATTAGCGTGTTGGACAAAATGATCGTGCGCGATTTGGCAGGAACGTTAATCTCGGTTTTGTCGGTGATCGTCGTTATTATCGTCAGTAAACGGTTTATCAAAATACTCGAAAAAGCCATTGAGGGCTCGGTTTCGAGTGAGACCTTGATACATGTTTTAGGTCTGAAGATGATCAGCGCTGCTATTGCATTTCTTCCCGCCGCTTTATTTATGGCAGTGTTGATGGTGGTCGGGCGCATGTATCGTGATCAGGAAATGGCGGCTGTGTTCTCGGCAGGAGGCAGCTCAGGAGTTATTTATCGGTCTCTTTACGTGCTGGTTTTGCCTTTGATGCTGATTTCATTGGCACTGTCATTTTATACAGGACCCTGGGCCGAAGCGACGGTCAATGAGCTGATGCATGAAGATGAAAAATCAGCCGATATCAGAGGTATCGCTGCAGGCCGGTTTAGCGAATATCAGCACGGTGATCTGGTCTTTTACGTGGAGGATCTTGCAAAGGATGGAATAATGCATCAGGTATTTGTCCAGCACAGGCAGGGTAACAAGGTCAGTATATTCAATGCCGAATCGGGCAATTTGGAAAACCGGCCCGGAGGTCTTTACATGATCCTTGAAAATGGCACAAAGACGCAAGGTATTCCCGGGCAAGCGGATTATGTTATCGAAGAATTTGCCGAATATGCCGTGCGACTGGAGGAAAAGGAAACAGTCTTGAATTACGATCATGAGTCAATAGCTACCGCTAAGCTCGTGGGGTCAACTGAAGTCAGGGATATTGCTGAATTGCAGCGGCGTTTTTCGATTCCTGCGGGCGTGTTTGTTTTGAGTCTGCTGGCAGTCCCTTTGGCTCAAACAGCGCCCAGAGGGGGTGTTTACGGCAATGTGCTGGTGGCATTTTTAATTTATTTTACTTACGGCAATTTCATCAGAGTGAGTCATAGTTGGGTGATAAAAGGCCAAATTCCTGCTTGGTTTGGCGCCGTATGGGTTCATGTGCTGTTAATGATTTTGGCGATCGTTCTTTTGATGCGGCTGTTTGGATGGCGTTACCTTAAAGATAGGCTGAAGGGGAAACTGGGACTGTGA
- the pcnB gene encoding polynucleotide adenylyltransferase PcnB, producing MKPSTQTTEERAQIKPGPRVYARSEHSISRSQVSENALKVLYRLKKAGFEAYLVGGCVRDLLLGREPKDFDVVTDARPDQIKKVFRNCRLVGRRFRLAHVQFGRDIIEVATFRGSVEENSEHRFLNEEGRLLRDNQYGNIEEDVWRRDFTVNSLYYNIKDFSVIDYVGGMEDHLSGTLRLIGDPETRFREDPVRMLRAVRFAVKLGFNLHPDSEKPIAGLADLLNNIPPARLFDETLKLFLSGYALQTFEMLRHYDLFRELFPLVEDSLAEEEEGFPKLFLIKALENSDARITDGKTVTAYFLFAAFLWNPVKAEAKRQIQQGVNETIAYQNASSEIINRQLKSTAFPKRITLAMREVWTLQPRFSRREGNRPFRLLSHPRFRAAYDFLLLRIQAEGEDPALGVWWTEFQEVSELEQKKMIASLSRNPQRKQIKRRRTNKAKAVNRHPQDNV from the coding sequence ATGAAACCGTCTACTCAGACTACGGAAGAGAGGGCGCAAATTAAGCCGGGGCCTAGAGTCTATGCCAGATCAGAACATTCTATATCGCGTTCTCAAGTTAGCGAAAACGCTTTAAAAGTGCTCTATAGGCTTAAAAAAGCGGGATTTGAAGCCTATCTGGTAGGTGGCTGTGTTCGTGATCTTTTGTTAGGCCGGGAGCCTAAAGATTTTGATGTGGTTACTGATGCGCGGCCGGATCAGATCAAAAAAGTGTTTCGTAATTGCCGATTGGTTGGCCGCAGATTTCGTTTGGCTCACGTGCAATTCGGCAGGGATATTATAGAAGTCGCCACCTTTCGCGGATCGGTAGAAGAAAATAGTGAACACCGTTTTTTGAATGAAGAAGGCAGACTGCTCAGGGATAATCAGTACGGCAACATTGAAGAAGACGTGTGGCGAAGGGACTTTACCGTGAATTCCCTTTATTACAATATAAAGGACTTCAGTGTTATTGATTATGTGGGCGGGATGGAAGATCATCTTTCCGGCACTTTGCGGTTAATTGGCGACCCTGAAACCCGTTTCCGGGAAGATCCGGTCCGGATGCTGAGGGCCGTCAGGTTCGCTGTCAAACTGGGATTTAATCTGCATCCGGATAGCGAGAAACCCATTGCCGGGTTGGCTGACCTGCTCAATAATATTCCTCCCGCACGTTTGTTTGACGAAACGCTTAAATTATTTTTATCGGGTTATGCTTTGCAGACCTTTGAAATGTTGCGTCATTATGATTTGTTTCGAGAGCTTTTTCCGTTAGTCGAAGATTCTTTGGCTGAGGAAGAAGAGGGTTTCCCAAAATTATTTTTAATCAAGGCTCTTGAAAACTCGGATGCCCGAATAACCGACGGTAAAACAGTCACGGCGTATTTCTTGTTTGCTGCATTTCTTTGGAATCCGGTTAAGGCTGAAGCGAAGCGTCAAATTCAACAGGGCGTCAACGAGACGATTGCCTATCAGAATGCATCCAGTGAAATTATCAATCGTCAGTTAAAATCGACGGCTTTTCCCAAAAGAATTACGCTGGCCATGCGTGAAGTATGGACCTTGCAACCGCGGTTTTCGCGCAGGGAAGGTAATCGGCCCTTCCGTCTGTTGAGTCATCCCCGGTTCAGAGCGGCTTATGACTTCCTGTTGTTGCGTATTCAGGCAGAAGGTGAAGATCCTGCTCTGGGTGTGTGGTGGACGGAATTTCAGGAAGTATCCGAACTTGAGCAAAAAAAAATGATTGCTTCGTTATCCCGTAATCCGCAGCGAAAACAGATAAAACGCAGACGCACAAACAAAGCTAAAGCGGTTAACAGACATCCGCAAGATAACGTATGA
- the panD gene encoding aspartate 1-decarboxylase, giving the protein MQTTMLKAKLHRATVTFSELGYEGSCAIDSKILDYAGIREYEQIQIYNINNGQRFTTYAIRAEAGSGIFSVNGAAARLACPGDLIIVCAYAILDQQELAAFKPTLVYFNDKNEIIRTGNAIPVQAA; this is encoded by the coding sequence ATGCAAACAACAATGCTAAAAGCCAAATTGCACAGGGCTACAGTTACTTTTTCGGAGCTGGGTTATGAGGGTTCCTGTGCTATAGACAGTAAAATTTTGGATTATGCGGGTATCAGAGAATACGAACAAATTCAAATTTACAATATCAATAATGGCCAGCGCTTTACGACTTATGCTATTCGCGCTGAGGCAGGTTCCGGCATTTTCTCTGTGAATGGTGCTGCTGCTCGTCTGGCTTGTCCGGGCGATCTGATCATTGTGTGTGCGTACGCGATTTTGGATCAGCAGGAGTTGGCTGCATTCAAGCCAACACTGGTTTATTTCAATGATAAAAATGAAATCATTCGAACCGGTAACGCGATTCCCGTCCAAGCGGCTTGA
- the folK gene encoding 2-amino-4-hydroxy-6-hydroxymethyldihydropteridine diphosphokinase, with product MTVASRVIAYIGLGSNLNDPGQQIKSARIAIAETDKISEVAFSSLYRSLPMGPQDQPDYVNAVMSVATELEPFELLRCLQAIENEQGRVRTGLRWGARTLDLDLLIYDQIQLADPVLTLPHSGLPDRAFVLYPLYEIAPDLVVPGYGPLTALLEHCPQAGLQQLSS from the coding sequence GTGACGGTAGCTAGTAGGGTTATCGCGTATATCGGCTTGGGCAGCAATCTTAATGATCCAGGACAGCAAATTAAATCTGCCCGTATTGCTATTGCTGAGACAGATAAGATCAGCGAAGTTGCGTTTTCCAGTCTTTATCGCAGTTTACCTATGGGGCCGCAGGATCAGCCTGATTATGTCAATGCTGTGATGTCGGTAGCGACAGAACTGGAGCCGTTTGAACTGCTGCGCTGCCTTCAAGCAATTGAGAATGAACAGGGACGCGTCCGAACCGGACTGCGGTGGGGGGCTAGAACACTGGATCTCGATCTTTTGATCTATGACCAGATACAATTGGCTGATCCGGTGTTGACCCTGCCTCATAGTGGCCTGCCAGACCGGGCTTTTGTACTTTATCCTTTGTATGAAATAGCTCCGGATCTGGTTGTTCCCGGTTATGGTCCTTTAACTGCATTGCTTGAGCATTGTCCTCAAGCGGGTTTGCAGCAGCTTTCTTCATGA
- the panB gene encoding 3-methyl-2-oxobutanoate hydroxymethyltransferase, protein MKPYTSRVSEKKRLSVNDLQALKNRGEKISCLTAYDASFSTVLDKAGIEVILVGDSLGMVFQGHATTLPVTMDDMIYHTACVSRGCNRALVVADLPFMSYTSLLAAAENAARLIQGGGANMIKLEGARPDVVGFLVGNGVPVCGHLGLLPQFINCLGGYKVQGRELPDAERIISDAVSLEKAGAGLLILECVPASLAQTISQQLSIPVIGIGAGIDCDGQVLVLYDILNIGSGRRPKFSKDFMEGATSIEEAIHNYHIAVKEARFPTIEHSY, encoded by the coding sequence ATGAAACCCTATACTTCCCGAGTGTCCGAAAAGAAACGATTGTCTGTCAATGATTTACAGGCTTTGAAAAACCGTGGCGAAAAAATCAGTTGTCTGACTGCGTATGATGCCAGTTTCAGTACTGTTTTGGATAAAGCAGGCATAGAAGTCATTCTTGTCGGCGATTCACTGGGCATGGTTTTTCAGGGACACGCTACTACATTGCCGGTTACGATGGATGATATGATTTATCACACCGCATGCGTCTCAAGAGGCTGTAACCGGGCGCTGGTGGTAGCCGATTTGCCTTTTATGAGTTATACCAGCCTCTTGGCTGCTGCGGAAAATGCCGCACGACTGATTCAAGGCGGCGGCGCAAATATGATCAAGCTGGAAGGTGCCCGGCCGGATGTGGTCGGTTTTCTCGTTGGTAATGGCGTGCCTGTGTGCGGACATCTGGGCTTGTTGCCGCAGTTTATTAATTGCCTGGGCGGGTATAAAGTTCAGGGACGCGAGTTGCCTGATGCCGAGCGTATCATTTCGGATGCGGTATCATTGGAAAAAGCCGGAGCCGGTCTGTTGATACTGGAGTGCGTGCCGGCCAGTCTTGCGCAAACCATTAGCCAGCAACTGAGCATTCCGGTGATCGGAATAGGCGCAGGCATTGACTGTGATGGTCAGGTTTTGGTGCTTTATGATATTTTGAATATCGGTTCCGGCAGAAGACCGAAGTTCTCCAAAGATTTTATGGAAGGGGCTACTTCTATTGAAGAAGCTATTCATAATTATCATATTGCAGTTAAAGAAGCCCGGTTTCCAACAATTGAACACAGTTATTAG
- the panC gene encoding pantoate--beta-alanine ligase, which translates to MLTVSSIAELRPLVKKWRREGDRIAFVPTMGNLHAGHLKLVDEASKAAERVIVSIFVNPSQFGPGEDFASYPRTEADDAKALASCSVDVLFLPRPEAMYAKDHATSIAIDKLSTLHCGVSRPGHFSGVATVVAKLFNIVQPDIAFFGEKDFQQLTIIRRMVRDLNFDVEIRSVATVREPDGLAMSSRNNYLSAEQRTCAPELYRLLCSARDKAQQPDSQLGEIQREAMATLKSFGFEPDYVSFCRTYDLEPASEQDVELVLLAAAKLDKTRLIDNLRFSRYARH; encoded by the coding sequence ATGCTAACCGTCTCATCGATTGCTGAACTAAGACCTCTGGTAAAAAAATGGCGGCGTGAAGGAGATAGAATCGCTTTTGTGCCTACTATGGGCAATCTTCATGCAGGACATTTAAAGCTGGTAGACGAGGCGAGTAAAGCTGCTGAAAGAGTCATAGTCAGTATTTTTGTCAATCCATCTCAGTTTGGTCCGGGAGAAGATTTTGCCAGTTATCCGCGTACCGAAGCCGATGATGCAAAAGCCTTGGCTTCTTGTTCGGTCGATGTGCTGTTTTTGCCCAGACCTGAGGCGATGTATGCCAAGGACCATGCTACTTCTATTGCAATAGATAAGCTGTCCACTTTGCATTGTGGTGTTTCAAGGCCTGGGCATTTTTCGGGTGTAGCTACCGTTGTTGCCAAGCTGTTTAATATTGTCCAGCCGGATATCGCTTTTTTTGGGGAAAAAGATTTCCAGCAATTAACAATTATCCGGCGGATGGTTCGTGATTTGAATTTTGATGTCGAGATAAGAAGTGTCGCAACCGTCAGAGAGCCAGATGGCCTGGCTATGAGTTCGCGAAACAATTATCTTTCTGCAGAACAAAGAACATGTGCTCCGGAGTTATACCGACTATTGTGTTCCGCCCGAGATAAAGCGCAACAACCCGACAGTCAGTTGGGTGAAATACAGAGGGAAGCCATGGCTACGCTAAAGTCCTTTGGATTTGAGCCGGACTATGTGAGTTTTTGCCGAACCTATGATCTTGAACCGGCATCTGAACAAGATGTTGAATTAGTTTTGCTGGCGGCGGCAAAACTGGATAAAACACGGTTAATTGATAATTTGAGATTTTCAAGGTATGCTCGTCATTAA
- a CDS encoding RDD family protein — MVTHKSLKPTRKHPGFWRRMAAQAYDLFLLLAVLFVATAIILPFNDGEAFAPTQFFYPAYLLLISFIFYGWFWTHGGQTLGLRAWKLAVLTADRKPIDWKQAAIRFCTALLSWIPLGLGFLWVIVDKDNNSWHDHLSKTYLFNTSPK, encoded by the coding sequence TTGGTAACGCATAAATCACTTAAACCTACCCGTAAGCATCCCGGTTTTTGGCGGAGAATGGCGGCACAAGCCTACGACCTTTTTCTGTTGCTGGCGGTATTATTTGTTGCCACTGCCATCATTCTCCCTTTTAATGATGGCGAAGCGTTTGCACCCACTCAGTTTTTTTATCCTGCCTACCTGCTTCTGATCAGCTTTATTTTTTACGGCTGGTTTTGGACCCATGGCGGCCAGACACTGGGGCTCAGAGCCTGGAAATTAGCGGTGTTGACAGCTGATCGAAAACCAATTGACTGGAAACAGGCCGCCATTCGTTTTTGCACGGCCTTGTTATCGTGGATTCCTTTAGGTCTTGGCTTCCTGTGGGTCATTGTGGATAAAGATAACAACAGCTGGCACGACCATCTGTCCAAAACTTATCTGTTCAACACCTCACCGAAATAA